One Legionella lansingensis genomic region harbors:
- the sdhC gene encoding succinate dehydrogenase, cytochrome b556 subunit produces MNKKRPINLDLRTMKFPPMAIASILHRISGLVLFLLTPAILYFLDVSLRGPQSYAELHTIILDSPVHKLVLWAFCAAFIYHLLAGIRHLIMDAGYGEQLSSGRRSAIFVIVLAIILTLLLGIWIW; encoded by the coding sequence GTGAACAAAAAAAGACCAATAAATCTTGATTTAAGAACAATGAAATTTCCACCGATGGCGATTGCTTCAATTTTACATCGGATTTCTGGACTTGTTCTTTTTCTATTAACGCCTGCAATACTTTATTTTTTGGACGTGTCTCTCCGCGGTCCTCAGTCTTATGCAGAGCTTCATACCATAATACTTGACAGTCCTGTTCACAAATTGGTGCTATGGGCTTTTTGCGCTGCCTTCATTTATCATTTACTCGCGGGAATTCGTCATTTGATTATGGATGCAGGTTATGGTGAACAGCTGAGCTCTGGACGCCGTAGTGCAATATTCGTTATCGTCCTGGCAATCATTCTCACTCTTCTTCTAGGAATCTGGATATGGTAA
- a CDS encoding FeoC-like transcriptional regulator, which yields MLLQIRDYLRRKQIASDQQMAREFQVDVQALQPMLNIWLRKKVIECCQGNSACQSRCFKCASKPPVYYQYCFTEK from the coding sequence ATGTTGCTGCAAATTCGTGATTACTTGCGCCGCAAGCAAATCGCTAGTGATCAACAAATGGCACGGGAATTTCAAGTTGACGTTCAAGCATTGCAACCGATGCTGAATATATGGCTTCGTAAAAAAGTGATTGAGTGTTGTCAGGGGAATTCGGCTTGCCAGAGTCGGTGCTTTAAGTGTGCCTCAAAGCCTCCGGTCTATTATCAGTATTGTTTTACCGAAAAATAA
- the feoB gene encoding Fe(2+) transporter permease subunit FeoB produces the protein MTHVLLVGNPNCGKTTLFNALTGSNQRVGNWPGVTVEKKTGSYFLGNQTIDVTDLPGIYSLSSSTAASQDERIAATALVTLDTDMIINVVDACHLERHLYLTSQLLELGKPVVVVLNMMDIANQRGIAIDNQALAQALGCPVLPLQAHKKIGIDALNEALGKKHAPPKPLALEFPAKVKETLVELRQQLLKQKIAPLLVDYYARRIVEGDSMLLSISPTSRPHDLFAGLTAGSIDLASSLDPAVNKLREVDKEDFDIICADARYTKIHELVLAVQKKCSDASEHFTAKLDRIVLHRYLALPIFLGLMYLMFLFAINIGGAFQDFFDITTDTIFVQGTAWLLQQLHTPHWLIALLANGLGKGINTTLTFIPVIAAMFFFLSLLEASGYMARAAFVVDKIMRALGLPGKSFVPMIVGFGCNVPAIMAARTLDSERDRLLTVMMSPFMSCSARLAIYAVFVAAFFPTGGQNIVFSLYLLGIVMAVFTGFILRNTILRGQASPLILELPAYHKPTLKRLFRETFLRLRHFVIRAGRLIIPVCVILGGLNSITLQGGMSTGEASTQSLLSLLGQWLTPVFAPMGLHQDNWPATVGLLTGMLAKEVVVGSLNSLYAQVGHLAQVTAANFDFWGSLQSAFWSIPQNLSELGQALVNPLVASAPDGALSQSVYGMMVERFDGKAGAYAYLVFILLYIPCVSTMAVIRQEASKKMMWFSIIWSFIVAYTTAVLIYQLATVASHPLQSITLVVIMIVGVTGLIVSLKRRSSGGIYVAANS, from the coding sequence ATGACGCATGTTCTTTTGGTGGGTAATCCCAATTGTGGTAAAACCACATTATTCAATGCCTTAACGGGTTCTAACCAACGCGTCGGTAACTGGCCTGGTGTAACTGTCGAAAAGAAAACAGGTTCTTATTTCCTGGGCAATCAAACCATTGATGTCACTGATTTGCCAGGGATTTATTCTTTAAGCTCGTCAACAGCTGCAAGTCAAGATGAACGAATTGCCGCAACTGCCTTGGTTACTTTAGATACTGATATGATTATCAATGTGGTTGATGCTTGTCACCTGGAGCGTCATTTATATTTAACAAGTCAACTCTTGGAATTAGGGAAGCCTGTCGTTGTTGTTTTAAATATGATGGATATTGCCAATCAACGCGGTATTGCCATTGATAACCAAGCCTTGGCGCAAGCGTTAGGTTGTCCTGTTCTGCCCTTGCAAGCACATAAGAAAATAGGTATTGATGCTTTGAATGAAGCTTTGGGCAAAAAACATGCTCCCCCGAAGCCACTTGCACTGGAATTCCCTGCAAAAGTTAAAGAAACCCTCGTTGAATTAAGACAACAGCTGTTAAAGCAAAAGATTGCTCCATTGTTGGTAGATTATTATGCGAGACGAATTGTAGAGGGAGACAGTATGCTCCTATCTATATCGCCGACTTCCCGCCCCCACGATTTATTCGCGGGGTTGACCGCGGGATCCATAGATCTTGCAAGTTCGCTGGATCCCGCGGTCAACAAGCTGCGGGAAGTCGACAAAGAAGACTTTGATATCATCTGCGCTGACGCACGCTATACAAAAATCCATGAGCTCGTGCTAGCAGTGCAAAAGAAATGCAGTGATGCCAGTGAACATTTCACAGCGAAGTTGGATCGTATCGTGTTGCATCGTTACTTGGCCTTGCCTATTTTCTTGGGACTCATGTATTTGATGTTCTTGTTTGCTATCAATATTGGCGGCGCCTTTCAAGATTTTTTTGATATAACCACAGACACTATCTTTGTTCAAGGTACAGCCTGGCTGTTACAACAACTTCATACCCCGCATTGGTTAATTGCTTTGCTTGCAAATGGTCTCGGTAAAGGGATCAATACGACCTTGACTTTTATTCCCGTTATCGCCGCCATGTTTTTCTTTTTATCCTTGCTGGAAGCTTCCGGTTATATGGCTCGTGCTGCCTTTGTTGTTGATAAAATCATGCGAGCCTTGGGTTTACCAGGTAAGTCGTTTGTACCAATGATTGTGGGCTTTGGTTGTAATGTTCCTGCGATTATGGCTGCGCGAACACTTGATTCAGAACGCGATAGATTACTAACAGTGATGATGAGCCCGTTCATGTCTTGTAGTGCTCGTCTGGCCATTTATGCCGTGTTTGTCGCAGCATTTTTCCCTACCGGTGGACAAAACATCGTTTTTTCTTTGTACCTCCTAGGTATCGTTATGGCAGTGTTCACTGGTTTTATTTTGCGTAATACGATACTACGCGGACAGGCTTCACCGCTGATCTTGGAATTGCCAGCCTACCATAAGCCAACGTTAAAACGCCTTTTTCGGGAAACATTTTTACGTCTACGCCATTTTGTTATTCGTGCTGGTCGCTTAATTATTCCTGTTTGTGTCATTTTAGGTGGATTAAATTCAATAACCTTACAGGGTGGTATGAGTACTGGTGAAGCAAGTACGCAATCGTTATTGTCATTGCTGGGACAATGGCTAACGCCTGTTTTTGCGCCCATGGGTCTGCACCAGGACAACTGGCCAGCAACTGTCGGTCTATTGACGGGAATGCTTGCTAAAGAAGTCGTGGTGGGCTCTTTAAATTCACTCTACGCCCAGGTAGGACATCTAGCGCAGGTAACAGCCGCTAATTTTGATTTTTGGGGTTCTCTACAGTCGGCTTTTTGGTCTATCCCACAAAATCTTAGCGAGCTGGGGCAAGCCTTGGTAAATCCGCTCGTAGCTAGTGCCCCAGATGGTGCGCTTTCGCAATCCGTTTATGGCATGATGGTTGAGCGTTTTGATGGCAAAGCAGGTGCTTATGCCTACTTGGTCTTTATTTTGCTCTATATACCTTGTGTCTCAACCATGGCGGTAATCAGACAAGAAGCTAGCAAAAAAATGATGTGGTTTTCCATTATTTGGTCTTTTATTGTTGCTTATACCACTGCAGTTTTAATTTATCAGTTAGCAACGGTTGCTTCTCATCCGCTGCAATCCATAACCCTGGTTGTCATCATGATAGTTGGTGTTACTGGCTTAATTGTATCTTTAAAGCGACGCTCAAGTGGGGGGATTTATGTTGCTGCAAATTCGTGA
- a CDS encoding DUF4116 domain-containing protein: protein MSTSEVYIKLLNEIKLGEIRLEEVDSAYRDRQMCLEAVKQDGLSLEDVPADLKQDKEICLEAVKQNGLALDYVPQNLRDREICLAAIKQAKLASLYVPDDLKKQDREFCLELVKIDGLALKDASLEIQNDEEVCLAALEQNYKAFKWVGEKLQEKILQEDSNLAQLIKSLYIPSFYLNLHENKESLPYIEDIYKKALHTCTTIILQPDQKDDELEDIQQVYASKQGLINTILVRNRAELATLLKDLALLDNKAINFALIDHTHLGDKKIADISPNDIASLANQYPIIKKITLLSCRSAGGDESLLAEEQNATDFANLKTILEEEVKKTYPSIFGGEKEQATKKRLKALVNDLLWQNGERLCGIRVMLKSDENIISSLMESGLDQSLDAAYVLVRKKETDDIAVYYLERNIEKVNCVLISDKLQDEQLKQLREISTLTTWVDGNRKNKKHLLSASKSIEGWCLNKRGKITLLNESSILDLLTTILNHKRDSHYSSLPPLAGQKRSFKRSVEMSAEDKDFEKIAKSLTGQVVQAIQKQSKGKKPFVELVKGYREFLFPDQKGLITIGHPRPFINESYTQSFFGKSNIKPSIKIHLIKSTEKGTVKSVKVKP, encoded by the coding sequence ATGTCTACGTCAGAAGTTTATATTAAGTTACTGAATGAAATAAAATTAGGTGAGATTAGACTTGAAGAAGTCGATAGTGCGTATCGAGATAGGCAAATGTGTCTTGAGGCGGTGAAACAAGATGGGTTGTCGTTAGAGGATGTACCAGCGGATTTGAAACAAGACAAAGAAATATGCTTGGAAGCAGTGAAGCAAAATGGATTGGCTCTGGATTATGTACCACAGAACTTGAGGGATAGGGAAATTTGCCTTGCAGCGATAAAGCAAGCTAAGTTAGCTTCACTCTATGTGCCGGATGATTTGAAAAAGCAAGATAGAGAATTTTGCCTTGAATTAGTGAAAATAGATGGGCTTGCTCTAAAGGATGCTTCGCTAGAAATACAAAACGACGAAGAAGTTTGTTTGGCAGCACTAGAACAAAATTATAAGGCATTTAAATGGGTTGGGGAGAAGTTACAAGAAAAAATTCTTCAAGAAGATAGCAATTTAGCTCAATTAATAAAAAGCCTGTATATTCCATCTTTTTATTTAAATCTTCATGAAAACAAAGAATCTTTGCCCTATATTGAAGACATTTATAAAAAAGCGCTCCATACATGCACGACGATTATATTACAGCCTGATCAAAAAGATGATGAGCTAGAAGACATCCAACAGGTATATGCCTCTAAACAAGGCTTAATTAATACGATATTAGTGAGAAATAGAGCAGAGCTTGCCACCTTGTTGAAAGATTTAGCATTATTAGATAATAAGGCAATCAATTTCGCACTGATTGATCATACACATTTAGGGGACAAGAAAATAGCTGATATATCACCTAATGATATAGCTTCTCTCGCTAATCAATATCCAATAATTAAAAAAATTACTTTATTGAGTTGTAGAAGTGCGGGAGGTGATGAGAGTCTGTTGGCAGAAGAACAGAATGCAACAGATTTTGCTAACCTGAAAACCATATTAGAAGAAGAAGTAAAAAAAACCTACCCTAGTATCTTTGGCGGTGAAAAGGAGCAGGCTACTAAAAAAAGATTAAAAGCATTAGTTAATGACTTGCTTTGGCAAAATGGAGAACGCCTTTGTGGCATTAGAGTTATGCTGAAATCTGATGAAAATATAATATCATCGCTAATGGAGAGCGGATTAGATCAGTCGTTAGATGCAGCGTATGTTCTTGTTAGGAAGAAAGAGACGGATGACATTGCTGTCTATTACTTAGAAAGAAATATTGAAAAAGTTAATTGTGTGCTTATTTCGGATAAGCTTCAAGATGAACAGCTGAAACAACTTCGGGAAATTTCAACATTAACAACGTGGGTTGATGGTAACAGAAAGAATAAAAAGCATTTACTTTCTGCATCTAAGAGCATAGAAGGGTGGTGCTTGAACAAAAGAGGTAAAATTACTTTATTAAATGAATCTTCAATTTTAGATTTACTTACAACAATTTTAAACCATAAACGAGATAGTCATTATAGTAGTTTACCTCCATTAGCAGGTCAAAAGCGTTCCTTTAAACGAAGTGTAGAAATGAGTGCTGAGGATAAGGATTTTGAAAAGATTGCAAAATCCTTGACTGGGCAAGTTGTTCAAGCAATACAAAAGCAATCAAAAGGCAAAAAACCCTTTGTTGAATTGGTCAAAGGGTATCGAGAATTTCTCTTCCCAGATCAAAAGGGATTAATCACAATTGGTCATCCAAGACCATTCATTAACGAATCTTATACTCAATCTTTTTTTGGAAAATCAAATATTAAGCCTAGTATAAAAATTCATCTTATTAAAAGTACCGAAAAAGGCACAGTAAAAAGTGTAAAGGTAAAACCTTGA
- the sdhD gene encoding succinate dehydrogenase, hydrophobic membrane anchor protein, with the protein MVTNVTSLTGNGLKDWLIQRVTSVYFGVYSLFVLGYLLLHPQLNYVEWHRLFHHMGFKIASLLALFALSLHAWVGVWTITTDYIKGVAARLAVQMLVVLWLLVQFVWGLMILWGQ; encoded by the coding sequence ATGGTAACCAATGTCACAAGTTTAACGGGTAATGGTTTAAAAGATTGGTTAATTCAACGAGTCACCTCCGTGTATTTCGGAGTGTATTCGTTGTTTGTCCTCGGTTATCTGCTTCTCCATCCTCAATTAAATTATGTTGAATGGCATCGCCTTTTTCATCATATGGGTTTTAAAATTGCTAGCCTCCTTGCCTTATTTGCGCTTTCTTTGCATGCCTGGGTTGGTGTTTGGACCATAACGACAGATTATATCAAAGGTGTAGCAGCGAGGTTGGCTGTGCAGATGTTGGTTGTCTTATGGCTACTCGTCCAGTTTGTTTGGGGCTTAATGATTTTGTGGGGACAATAA
- the sdhA gene encoding succinate dehydrogenase flavoprotein subunit, producing the protein MGIARNKFDAVIIGAGGAGMRAALQLANSGLRVALLSKVFPTRSHTVSAQGGITAALGNAHEDDWRWHMYDTVKGADYIGDQDCIEYMCKTGPEAVYELEHMGLPFSRMDSGRIYQRQFGGQSRNFGGEQAARTCAAADRTGHALLHTLYQQNLRAKTHVFSEWYALDFVKDAHGRIAGVTALCIETGEIVFYQTRVCILATGGAGRIYQSTTNAHINTGDGFGMALRAGIPLQDMEMWQFHPTGIAGAGVLVTEGCRGEGGYLINKDGERFMERYAPRVKDLASRDVVARAMALEIRAGKGFDPKGVDHVKLKLDHLGAEQIKLRLPGIRELSLKFAGVDPIVEPIPVVPTCHYTMGGIPTNMHGQVLTKKDDSEHIVEGLYAVGECACVSVHGANRLGGNSLLDLVVFGRAAGLHVEELWQSNQLPEMPYVSDDDIDASLVRYYRWENSTEGDSPTALRNEMQRVMQEDFGVFRTGEVMENGLHRLQALRERLAHAMLGDKSKVFNTERITALELDNLMATAYASAKSALTRTESRGAHSREDYPKRDDANWIKHTLYFEAGDSIDFRPVNTSPKYVKTFEPKERVY; encoded by the coding sequence ATGGGAATTGCACGTAACAAATTTGATGCCGTTATTATTGGTGCAGGTGGAGCTGGAATGCGTGCAGCCCTGCAGCTAGCTAATTCAGGATTGAGGGTAGCCTTATTATCAAAAGTTTTTCCGACCCGCTCGCATACTGTTTCGGCGCAAGGAGGTATTACTGCTGCTCTTGGTAATGCTCACGAAGATGATTGGCGTTGGCATATGTATGACACGGTAAAGGGAGCCGATTATATCGGTGACCAAGACTGCATCGAATACATGTGTAAAACAGGTCCTGAAGCGGTATATGAGCTTGAACATATGGGGTTACCATTTTCTCGCATGGATAGCGGCAGGATTTATCAGCGCCAATTTGGAGGACAATCCAGAAATTTTGGAGGGGAGCAGGCGGCGCGAACGTGTGCTGCAGCAGATAGAACAGGACACGCTTTATTGCATACCCTTTATCAGCAAAATCTCCGAGCTAAAACACACGTTTTCAGTGAATGGTATGCTCTTGATTTTGTAAAAGATGCGCATGGCAGAATTGCCGGTGTTACTGCACTATGTATTGAAACAGGCGAAATTGTTTTTTATCAAACCAGAGTTTGTATTCTAGCCACTGGCGGTGCTGGCCGTATTTATCAATCGACCACTAACGCACATATAAACACTGGAGACGGTTTTGGAATGGCTTTGCGCGCGGGTATACCTCTGCAAGATATGGAGATGTGGCAATTCCATCCTACTGGTATTGCTGGTGCCGGTGTTTTAGTCACTGAAGGTTGCCGTGGAGAAGGTGGTTATTTAATTAATAAGGATGGGGAACGCTTTATGGAGCGCTATGCTCCACGAGTAAAAGATTTGGCTTCCCGGGATGTTGTTGCACGCGCTATGGCACTTGAAATTCGCGCAGGCAAGGGTTTTGATCCAAAAGGGGTTGACCATGTGAAGCTAAAACTTGATCATTTGGGTGCTGAGCAAATCAAGTTACGGTTACCTGGTATCCGGGAGTTATCATTAAAATTTGCTGGTGTGGACCCAATTGTTGAGCCTATTCCGGTTGTGCCAACGTGTCACTACACGATGGGTGGTATCCCAACCAATATGCATGGACAAGTCCTTACCAAAAAGGATGATTCAGAGCATATTGTTGAAGGTCTCTATGCTGTAGGTGAATGTGCTTGTGTTTCTGTACACGGTGCTAATCGGTTGGGTGGCAACTCTCTACTCGATTTAGTCGTCTTTGGTCGTGCTGCGGGCTTACACGTAGAAGAATTATGGCAATCAAATCAACTGCCAGAGATGCCTTATGTAAGCGATGATGATATTGACGCTTCTTTGGTGCGTTATTATCGTTGGGAAAATTCCACTGAAGGCGACAGCCCAACTGCTCTTCGTAATGAAATGCAACGTGTAATGCAAGAAGATTTTGGTGTGTTTCGTACAGGTGAAGTGATGGAGAATGGACTTCATCGATTACAGGCTCTGCGTGAGCGATTGGCACATGCCATGCTTGGGGATAAAAGCAAGGTGTTTAACACCGAGAGAATTACCGCTTTGGAGCTTGATAATTTAATGGCAACTGCCTATGCATCGGCCAAGTCTGCACTGACACGTACTGAAAGCCGTGGGGCACATAGTCGAGAAGATTATCCAAAACGTGATGATGCCAATTGGATTAAGCATACGTTGTATTTTGAAGCAGGTGATAGCATTGATTTTCGCCCCGTAAATACGTCACCTAAATATGTGAAGACTTTTGAGCCTAAAGAACGCGTTTATTAG
- a CDS encoding protein kinase domain-containing protein, with translation MVEVTGTKEVALILFPVKQRDGKIIYYCSDFSEDLGSGNAGDVYKGYRCDLKGPNGFLQPCEINKSAIVIAENAPSVAIKVYKNGQIPSLYRLTRGTALFTIDDRAVLIMPLIDGFDIKPDIEENPQIKNMTFFQAVDVVWQLVIGLNQLHYRNSSGPPVVHGDINGANVKIRMVNEKFEVFYLDDDYYKPILPIPQIPQGTLEHLALEVLDGYYSEASDFYALTPLLYSLFGARNPFTKIFKFRDDHPLMDKEDLVRHFTAIGFCSEGLFQHFKIKPNDAICDLLEQFLKRMSAREKEQRASSGAILEFFTALRQWCLHENPKEAEYYHLRLAIAANDTSWLTNHEQRNLFFSLEDNIQERLIHLMNFQVRMQLFHQITQLSLSLKSVSYQQLLKTLLLDIARQRQANPPSCFSSIFKSKVTGKELTWLLYCFEHDSAEFFSPHAAKFRKTLQACNDKEIGSLIFGVIETMQKNALESQKVTSALS, from the coding sequence ATGGTAGAGGTGACAGGAACTAAAGAAGTAGCTCTAATTCTCTTTCCAGTAAAACAACGGGATGGAAAAATTATTTATTACTGCAGTGATTTTTCGGAAGATTTGGGTAGCGGAAATGCGGGGGATGTTTACAAAGGATATCGTTGTGATTTAAAGGGACCAAACGGTTTTTTGCAACCTTGCGAAATTAATAAAAGCGCGATTGTCATTGCTGAAAACGCACCTTCCGTGGCTATAAAAGTATACAAAAATGGCCAAATACCTTCTCTTTATCGACTCACCAGAGGTACTGCTCTTTTCACCATTGATGATAGGGCTGTATTAATTATGCCTTTGATTGATGGTTTCGATATCAAGCCAGATATTGAAGAAAACCCCCAGATTAAAAACATGACGTTTTTTCAAGCTGTCGATGTGGTATGGCAATTAGTTATTGGCTTGAATCAATTACACTACCGCAACAGCAGTGGACCTCCGGTTGTGCATGGGGACATCAATGGCGCCAATGTCAAAATACGAATGGTTAATGAGAAATTTGAAGTTTTTTATCTGGATGATGATTATTACAAACCGATATTGCCCATCCCACAAATTCCCCAAGGGACGCTTGAACATCTAGCTTTGGAAGTCCTGGACGGTTATTACTCAGAGGCAAGTGATTTTTATGCGCTAACACCGTTATTGTACAGTCTTTTCGGTGCTCGCAATCCGTTCACCAAAATTTTTAAATTTAGAGATGATCATCCTTTAATGGATAAAGAGGATTTGGTCAGGCACTTTACTGCCATTGGCTTTTGTTCTGAAGGCTTATTTCAACATTTTAAAATAAAGCCCAATGACGCGATCTGTGATTTGTTAGAACAATTCCTAAAACGCATGAGCGCGAGAGAAAAAGAGCAACGCGCTTCTTCAGGGGCAATATTGGAGTTTTTTACAGCGCTGAGGCAGTGGTGTTTGCATGAGAATCCTAAGGAGGCGGAGTATTATCATTTGCGATTAGCGATCGCTGCGAACGACACCAGCTGGTTAACTAACCATGAGCAAAGAAATCTATTTTTTAGTTTGGAGGACAATATTCAAGAGAGATTAATCCACTTAATGAATTTTCAGGTTCGTATGCAACTTTTTCATCAAATCACGCAATTATCTCTTTCATTAAAATCCGTTTCATATCAGCAGTTGCTCAAAACGCTTCTTTTAGATATAGCAAGGCAGAGGCAAGCCAACCCTCCTTCGTGTTTTTCATCCATTTTTAAGTCTAAGGTTACAGGGAAGGAATTAACATGGTTGCTCTACTGTTTTGAACACGATAGTGCCGAATTTTTTTCTCCGCATGCTGCCAAATTCAGAAAAACCCTTCAAGCGTGCAATGATAAAGAGATTGGCTCTTTAATTTTTGGTGTCATTGAAACAATGCAAAAAAATGCGTTGGAGAGTCAGAAGGTAACATCTGCTCTTTCATAA
- a CDS encoding succinate dehydrogenase iron-sulfur subunit: MADTRNLSLSIYRYNPEANTEPYMQDFEIAIPVKSDPMLLTLLERLKAEQDVTLAFRRSCREGVCGSDAMNINGTNGLACVIPLSQLKTDKIVVRPLPGFPVIRDLVVDLTQFYQQYERIEPYLQNDDVVPARERLQSPAERAKLDGLYECILCACCTSSCPSFWWNPDKFVGPAGLLQARRFLVDSRDTATQHRLEKLQDPFSVFRCRSIMNCTNVCPKGLNPTQAIAEIRKQMLAQET; the protein is encoded by the coding sequence GTGGCTGATACAAGAAATCTGAGCCTATCCATTTATCGTTATAATCCTGAGGCAAATACTGAGCCTTATATGCAGGATTTCGAGATAGCTATTCCTGTTAAAAGTGATCCAATGTTGTTGACTTTACTTGAGCGTTTGAAGGCTGAGCAAGATGTTACTTTGGCTTTCAGACGGTCATGTCGAGAGGGGGTGTGTGGTTCCGATGCTATGAACATCAATGGCACCAATGGCTTAGCCTGTGTAATCCCTCTTTCTCAATTAAAGACAGACAAGATTGTCGTTCGTCCATTGCCGGGTTTCCCTGTTATACGTGATTTGGTGGTGGATTTGACGCAGTTTTATCAACAATATGAACGCATCGAACCTTACTTGCAAAATGATGATGTAGTGCCCGCTCGCGAGCGTCTGCAATCACCAGCAGAACGAGCCAAGCTCGATGGCTTATATGAATGTATTTTATGTGCTTGCTGTACGAGTTCATGTCCCTCATTCTGGTGGAACCCAGATAAATTTGTTGGGCCAGCTGGACTTTTACAAGCTCGTCGATTTTTGGTAGACAGCCGAGACACAGCTACACAGCACCGTTTGGAGAAGTTACAAGATCCTTTCAGTGTGTTTCGTTGTCGCTCAATTATGAATTGTACGAATGTTTGCCCGAAGGGACTCAATCCGACACAAGCAATTGCTGAGATACGCAAGCAAATGTTGGCTCAGGAAACTTAA
- a CDS encoding RDD family protein: protein MSKLSFLLKYISAQLYDGCILIALFFAFTALCLLATHGIAIPPATRWYQCSLVAIGIGYYLSSTLHGGQTIGMRAWRLRLTTETDFLRWQQIVKRMVLFIPALFLSLMSWQNPQQILHKWTKTRIVQWPY from the coding sequence ATGAGTAAACTATCATTCCTGCTGAAATATATCTCCGCACAACTCTATGACGGTTGTATTCTTATAGCGTTATTTTTTGCCTTTACTGCTCTTTGTCTCCTAGCCACCCATGGAATAGCCATCCCCCCGGCTACCCGATGGTATCAATGTAGCTTAGTTGCTATTGGCATCGGTTACTACTTAAGTTCCACACTGCATGGTGGTCAAACCATTGGGATGCGTGCCTGGCGTTTACGACTCACAACAGAAACAGATTTTCTTCGTTGGCAGCAGATAGTAAAAAGAATGGTTCTTTTTATTCCTGCGCTTTTCTTAAGTTTAATGAGTTGGCAAAATCCACAACAAATACTACATAAATGGACCAAAACGCGAATAGTACAGTGGCCATATTAG
- a CDS encoding FeoA family protein has protein sequence MRINELVKGDHVRLVDFGQTSVLYRRRLLSLGITRGVEISVIRIAPLGCPVQVEVRGISLTLRKEEAAELIWEPV, from the coding sequence ATGCGCATTAACGAGCTTGTAAAGGGTGACCACGTCCGGTTAGTTGATTTTGGCCAAACAAGTGTATTGTACCGTAGGAGATTGTTATCTCTAGGGATTACACGAGGTGTGGAAATCTCAGTGATTCGGATAGCGCCCTTAGGTTGTCCTGTGCAAGTAGAAGTACGTGGTATTTCTTTGACGTTGCGTAAAGAAGAGGCTGCTGAGTTAATTTGGGAGCCTGTATGA